The following proteins are co-located in the Fusobacteria bacterium ZRK30 genome:
- a CDS encoding endonuclease/exonuclease/phosphatase family protein: MKILTLNCHSWQEEDQLEKIKYLAETIYEKNYDVVALQEVSQHRDSQIIYDNIREDNFALLLVEEIKKLGKAYNFIWDFSHYGYDIYEEGVALLSKEPFIKSESIYISQSSSIENWKSRKIVGGSIDLHDEIYTFYSCHTGWWNDEEEPFRYQGEKILEILKNTDNKVFFMGDFNNDANVSGEGYDFLIKDGLIDTFITAEIKDDGCTVPGEIAGWENNSSKKRLDLILAGTPMKIYSSNVIFNGKNKKVVSDHFGVEIIL; this comes from the coding sequence ATGAAAATTCTTACATTAAACTGCCATTCGTGGCAGGAGGAGGATCAGCTGGAGAAGATCAAGTATCTGGCTGAGACTATATATGAAAAAAACTATGATGTCGTAGCTCTTCAGGAAGTCAGCCAGCATAGGGATAGTCAGATAATTTATGATAATATAAGGGAAGATAACTTTGCACTTCTACTGGTTGAAGAGATAAAGAAGTTAGGAAAAGCTTATAATTTTATCTGGGACTTTTCCCACTATGGGTATGATATATATGAAGAGGGAGTAGCTCTTTTGAGTAAGGAGCCCTTTATTAAATCTGAAAGTATATACATTTCCCAAAGCAGCAGTATAGAAAACTGGAAAAGTAGAAAAATTGTAGGCGGATCTATTGATCTGCATGATGAGATCTACACTTTTTACAGCTGCCATACAGGATGGTGGAATGATGAAGAAGAACCTTTTAGATATCAGGGGGAAAAAATATTAGAAATTTTAAAAAATACAGATAATAAAGTATTTTTTATGGGAGATTTCAACAATGATGCCAATGTAAGTGGAGAGGGGTATGATTTTTTAATAAAGGATGGTTTGATAGATACTTTTATAACAGCTGAAATAAAAGATGATGGCTGCACTGTCCCAGGGGAAATTGCAGGATGGGAGAATAACTCATCTAAAAAAAGACTGGATTTAATTTTAGCAGGAACACCTATGAAAATATACTCGAGTAATGTTATTTTCAATGGGAAAAATAAAAAGGTAGTTTCGGATCATTTTGGTGTTGAAATAATTTTATAA